From Flavobacterium alkalisoli, the proteins below share one genomic window:
- a CDS encoding heavy metal translocating P-type ATPase, whose product MNTQNCYHCGLGYTDKEEIVFDDKSFCCNGCKTVYEIFTLNGLTDYYSFEKTPGATPKDINGKYDFLDNEEIVYRLLEFHEQETHIVSLYIPHIHCSSCIWILENLNKINIGVSSSQVNFNNKKVRIVFNPEKTTLKEIVHLLCKIGYEPYISLDNYEQKKKKVNRELVYKLGVAFFCFGNVMLLSFPEYFEMEEYWLDNYKSFFRWLIFGLSLPSFLYAASGYYSSAWKSLKTGMLNIDVPIALGIIVMFVRSTVDIIFGYGQGFFDSLTGLVFFMLLGRFFQQKTYNFLSFERDFKSYFPIAVTKILPDRSEVSVPVYDVAAGDRLLIRNQELIPVDGILISDTTAIDYSFVTGEADPITKKSGDKLFAGGKQTGKIIEMEVLSSVSQSYLTQLWSNDIFTKKDRQDYKTITDTISRFFTPLLLITALASLLYWLFIDVTTAFNVFTAVLIVACPCALALSAPFTLGNILRIMGNKKLYLKNATVVEQMAKVDTIVFDKTGTITTSKKSDIFYEGNGLTEEEILMVKNILRGSNHPLSRRLYDFLPNAAIILVDNFDEITGKGIKGHINDNLIRIGSVDFVGVSKAQTLQTAVHISINKVYKGKYVFANSYRNGLKPLLENLSKRYELKILSGDNEGERETLKQLVPPGTLCVFNQKPEQKLAFIESLQKEGKNVMMIGDGLNDAGALAQSNVGISISEDINVFSPACDGILDASKFESIDYFLKLSTNAVKTIKMSFGISLLYNAFGLSAAIAGKLTPLTAAIVMPLSTITIMSFVTVMSNYYARKKA is encoded by the coding sequence ATGAACACGCAAAATTGTTATCATTGCGGGTTAGGTTATACAGATAAAGAAGAGATCGTTTTTGACGATAAATCCTTTTGCTGTAATGGCTGTAAAACCGTATATGAGATTTTTACCCTTAACGGGCTTACAGATTATTATTCTTTTGAAAAAACACCGGGAGCTACTCCTAAAGACATTAACGGTAAATATGATTTTCTTGATAATGAGGAAATCGTTTATCGCCTTTTAGAGTTTCACGAACAGGAAACACATATTGTTTCCTTATATATTCCGCACATTCATTGCAGTTCCTGTATCTGGATATTGGAGAACCTCAACAAAATCAATATAGGTGTTAGCAGTTCTCAGGTAAATTTCAACAACAAAAAAGTACGCATTGTTTTCAATCCTGAAAAAACAACACTAAAGGAAATAGTACACCTGCTGTGTAAAATTGGCTATGAGCCTTACATAAGCCTGGACAATTATGAGCAGAAAAAGAAAAAGGTAAATCGTGAACTGGTTTATAAGCTGGGAGTAGCATTTTTTTGCTTCGGCAATGTTATGCTGCTTTCATTTCCTGAGTATTTTGAAATGGAAGAGTACTGGCTGGACAATTACAAGAGCTTTTTCCGATGGCTTATTTTTGGTCTTTCCCTACCCTCTTTCCTGTATGCTGCAAGCGGGTATTATTCATCCGCATGGAAAAGCCTTAAAACCGGAATGCTCAATATTGATGTGCCTATAGCATTAGGTATTATTGTAATGTTCGTGAGAAGTACTGTTGATATCATATTCGGCTATGGACAGGGATTTTTTGACAGCCTTACCGGACTGGTATTCTTTATGCTTCTAGGCCGATTCTTTCAACAGAAAACATACAATTTCCTTTCGTTTGAAAGAGACTTTAAATCCTACTTCCCCATTGCGGTTACTAAAATACTTCCGGACCGTAGTGAAGTTTCGGTACCTGTTTATGATGTTGCTGCGGGCGACAGGCTTCTTATACGTAATCAGGAACTTATACCTGTAGATGGTATTCTTATAAGTGATACTACTGCCATAGACTACAGCTTTGTAACCGGAGAAGCCGACCCGATTACCAAAAAATCGGGAGACAAGCTTTTCGCAGGAGGTAAACAAACAGGTAAGATAATTGAAATGGAAGTATTGAGTTCCGTTTCCCAAAGTTATCTTACCCAACTATGGAGTAACGATATATTCACCAAAAAAGACAGGCAGGATTATAAAACAATTACCGATACCATAAGCCGGTTCTTTACTCCCTTATTATTAATTACTGCATTGGCATCACTTTTATACTGGCTTTTTATAGATGTAACCACCGCTTTTAATGTATTTACTGCCGTACTTATTGTGGCATGCCCTTGTGCACTGGCATTAAGTGCACCATTTACGCTGGGAAATATTTTAAGGATTATGGGAAACAAAAAGCTCTATCTCAAAAATGCCACTGTAGTAGAACAGATGGCTAAGGTAGACACCATAGTTTTTGATAAAACAGGCACCATAACCACCAGTAAGAAATCGGATATTTTTTATGAAGGCAACGGGCTTACTGAAGAAGAAATCCTTATGGTGAAAAATATCCTAAGGGGGTCTAACCATCCTTTAAGCAGGAGGTTATATGATTTTCTCCCGAATGCAGCTATTATATTGGTTGATAATTTTGATGAAATTACGGGCAAAGGCATTAAAGGTCATATCAACGATAATTTAATAAGAATAGGATCGGTTGATTTTGTGGGTGTTTCTAAAGCACAAACCTTACAAACTGCGGTACACATAAGTATCAATAAAGTTTATAAGGGTAAATATGTTTTTGCAAACAGTTATAGAAATGGCCTTAAACCTCTTCTTGAAAACCTGAGCAAACGATATGAACTTAAAATACTTTCGGGAGATAACGAAGGCGAACGCGAAACACTAAAACAATTGGTACCTCCGGGAACATTATGTGTATTCAATCAAAAACCAGAACAAAAACTGGCCTTTATAGAAAGTCTGCAAAAAGAAGGAAAAAATGTAATGATGATAGGCGACGGCCTGAATGACGCTGGAGCACTGGCACAAAGCAATGTGGGGATATCAATATCAGAAGATATTAATGTGTTCTCCCCTGCCTGCGATGGTATACTCGATGC